Proteins found in one Pongo pygmaeus isolate AG05252 chromosome 8, NHGRI_mPonPyg2-v2.0_pri, whole genome shotgun sequence genomic segment:
- the LOC129006807 gene encoding zinc finger protein 25 → MSKFQGPVTLKDVIVEFTKEEWKLLTPAQRTLYKDVMLENYSHLVSVGYHVNKPNAVFKLKQGKEPWILEVEFPHRGFPEDLWSIHDLEARYQKSQAGNSRNGELTKHQKTRTTEKACECKECGKFFCQKSALIVHQHTHSKGKSYDCDKCGKSFSKNEDLIRHQKIHTRDKTYECKECKKIFYHLSSLSRHLRTHAGEKPYECNQCEKSFYQKPHLIEHQKTHTGEKPFECTECGKFFYVKAYLMVHQKTHTGEKPYECKECGKAFSQKSHLTVHQRTHTGEKPYKCKECGKFFSRNSHLKTHQRTHTGEKPYECKECRKCFYQKSALTVHQRTHTGEKPFECNKCGKTFYYKSDLTKHQRKHTGEKPYECTECGKSFAVNSVLRLHQRTHTGEKPYACKECGKSFSQKSHFIIHQRKHTGEKPYECQECGETFIQKSQLTAHQKTHTKKRKAEK, encoded by the exons ATGAGCAAGTTCCAG GGACCCGTGACATTAAAGGATGTTATTGTGGAATTCACCAAGGAGGAATGGAAGTTACTGACCCCTGCTCAGAGGACTCTGTATAAGGATGTGATGCTGGAAAACTATAGTCACCTGGTCTCAGTGG GTTACCATGTGAATAAGCCAAATGCAGTCTTCAAGTTGAAGCAAGGAAAAGAGCCATGGATATTAGAAGTAGAATTTCCACATCGGGGCTTCCCTG AAGACCTATGGAGCATTCATGATCTAGAAGCAAGATACCAGAAAAGCCAAGCTGGAAATTCAAG GAATGGAGAACTCACAAAACATCAGAAAACTCGTACCACAGAGAAAGCCtgtgaatgtaaggaatgtgggaagttCTTCTGCCAGAAGTCTGCCCTCATAGTACATCAGCATACTCACTCAAAGGGCAAATCCTATGACTGTGATAAATGTGGGAAATCTTTCTCTAAAAATGAAGACCTCATAAGACACCAGAAAATTCACACGAGAGATAAAACCTATGAGTGTAaagaatgtaagaaaatattttaccacCTATCATCTCTCAGTAGACATCTGAGAACCCAtgcaggagagaaaccctacgaATGTAATCAGTGTGAAAAATCCTTCTATCAGAAACCACATCTCATAGAGCatcagaaaacacacacaggggagaaacctTTCGAATGTACTGAATGTGGGAAGTTCTTCTATGTGAAGGCATACCTCATGGTACatcagaaaacacacacaggggagaaaccctatgaatgtaaggagTGTGGAAAAGCCTTTTCCCAGAAGTCACACCTCACAGTACATCAGAGAacacacacaggggagaaaccctataaatgtaaggaatgtgggaaattTTTCTCTAGGAATTCACACCTCAAAACTcatcagagaactcacacaggagagaaaccctatgaatgtaaggaatgtagGAAATGCTTCTACCAGAAGTCAGCCCTCACAGTACATCAGCGAactcacacaggggagaaaccctTTGAATGTAATAAATGTGGGAAAACCTTTTACTATAAATCAGACCTCACTAAACATCAGAGAAAACACACAGGGGAGAAGCCCTATGAATGCACAGAATGTGGCAAATCTTTCGCTGTGAATTCAGTCCTCAGATTACATCAAAGGACTCACACAGGAGAGAAGCCCTATGCATGCAAGGAATGTGGGAAGTCCTTCTCTCAGAAGTCACATTTTATTATACATCAGAGAAAACACACAGGGGAGAAGCCCTATGAGTGTCAGGAGTGTGGGGAAACCTTTATCCAGAAGTCACAACTCACTGCGCATcagaagacacacacaaagaagagGAAGGCTGAGAAGTAA